The genome window CAAACAACGCAGCCTGCGCAGAATCATCCGAAACCGCCGTTTTTGCGGCTTGGTTTGAGGTAGCCGTTTTGCCAAACGAAGCCGTTTGAGTAGCTCCGCCAAAGATAGAAACTTCTTGCGCAGCGGTAGTTTGCGTGCTCTCAGTTAGAATCGTGGTTTTAGGCGCTTCGCTCAAAGAGCCGGTTTGCAAGATAACCTTTTCCTTGCGGCTGCCGTCTTGATACGGCGTAGCGTTCTGCATTTCTTGCAAATTTTGCTCCTGCGCAAAAGCGATTTTTCGCTCGCTCTTAGGCATTAAATTTTGCTCAAATTCGGCGCCGTCAATCGCCTGGCGCGCATTTTCAAATTTAACGTTTTCATCAAATTTAACCGCCGTAGCCTCGCCGCTCTCGTCAAATTTCTCATCCTGCAAAAACAAAGATTCGTCCGATAAAAGCTCGTCCCGCTCGTCTTGCCGCGCAAAAAGTTCGCTTACGTTGATAGCGTCCTTGTTATCCGCGTCTTCGCCCGGCGCCTCCTTGACGTTTTGACCGAGCTCCTCGATGCCCATTATACGCAGGCTCGGCATCACGGCCTTAAAGCTTTGCAAAATCGGCAAAAAAGAGCCGTCAAATCCATCTAAAATCACTCGCATATTTAGCCTTTTTCAGTTTTTTCGAGCGATTTTATCAAATTTATCTTTTGAGCCGTTTTAAGCTCATCCAAAAGCCGCTTATAACGAAAAACAAAACCGATGCCGAAGCTAAACAAAATATAAATTTACCAACCTCGCCCAAAAAATATCCCGAATGCAAGCTTAAAACCGCTTTATGAATCGCAAAAGGCCTTGGCATCGAGCTTTTAGCGTCGTCAAACCTCGCATGCCTAGCAATTTGCCCCTTGGCGGCGTTTATCGTCATCGTATTTACCTTATCGTCCTCTTCCAGCCCTTTGTCAAAGTAAAATATCATAAAATTTTCGCCGTCTTCTTGCGTGATGACATTAAAAAGCTCGTAATCACCTCTATCTCGTTTAAAAATATTTATCGCGGCCTCTAAATTTGCTATCTTAGCCTCGTCCTCCAGCGAAAATCCCCTCACTTGCGTAAAGCTCTTTTTTCTAAAAATTTCTTTTTCGCCAAGCGCGTTATTTACGAGCTTTGCCGCCCAGTCGTACGACCAGTAAAGCCCCGTAACGCTCATAAAGGCTAAAAATAAACAAAGATAAACGCCGGCAAATCCGTGCAGGCTGTACAAAAACGCATAGCCTCTGGCCTTGATTTTTAGAGCAAACGCGCGCATAAATTTAGTTTTAAAACTAGGATAATAGATTATCAATCCAGATATAACCAGAACAACTAGAACAATACTGCAAACTGCAACGATATGCTTACCGATAAGCCGTAGCGTCTCGTTTTCGCTAAGCCCAAGGCCTAAGTTAGTATGAAAATTTAACATTAGTCCGATAAATTTATCGCCGAAATTTTCACCCGTTATCTCGCCCGTGTATTGGTTTATAAAATACGACTTAAACTCGCCTTTAGCATTCGTGCCAGATACGCCTATAGCGTGATTTGCGTCCGAGTTAATCTTGTAGTAGCTAAGCGTAAAATTTGGTTCCCTAGCTTTAAAAATATCTAAAATTTCTCTCGCGCTAAGCTCTTTTTCGCCTCGCTCGACGAAGGTTTTTTGCGAGTTTGCAAGGTCTATAATCTCGTCGTGATAGGATATGACCGCGCCGCTAAGAGCGACGATAAGCAGCGGCAAAACACAGGCTAGGCTTAAAATCAAATGGACGTTAAACCAAAATTTCTTTTTCTTTAAAAACGGCATCTTTCTCCTTAAATTTAAGCTCAAATTTTAAAAACCGGTAGCAGGGCGGCGATCGCTACGCACCGCCCCCGCTTAAATACGGCTAAATTTAAAAATTTACGTTAAATCCGAGTCTATATTTGATCCCGTCGGCGATTAAAATTTCGTAGCGTCCGGATTTTGTCGTTACGTATTCGTTAAAGATATTATAAACGCTAAAATTTACGCTCGCGTTTTTAGTTAGCTTGTAGCTTGCGCCCGCGTCAAATAGCGTATAATCCTTTATCTCCTCGTCACCCGGTAGGCCGTAAACGGCTCTGGTTTTGCCCAGATAGTTCATCTGCGTCCAAAAATTTAGATCGGGCGTCGCGTCGTAATCAAGCCCTATTTTTACGGTATGAACGGGTAGATTGTTTAGAGATTTGCCCTCGTACGCGCCCGATTTTTGCTTTGATCTAGTGTAAACGTAGCTTGAGTGCAGGGCTAAATTTGATAAAATCTGCCAGTCTGAGGCGAGTTCGACACCCTTTACTTCGGCTTTGCCGATATTTACGCTCTCCCAGATACCGCGCCTATAGGTCTTGCCGTTATGCACGCAAGGAACGCCCGGGCGTGCGACGCAAACCGGCTTAGTGCCTAGACCGTCTTTTATCCGCGTATAAAACGCCATCGCCGAGACGTTAAGGCTCTCGTCCCCATATGCGACGCCGGCCTCGTAGTTTAGGCTGGATTCGGGCTTTAGGTCGCTTTTACCCAGCTGTGCTCCCATACCGCCGGCAAAAGGCAGAGCAAGCCCGTCGGTTCGCATCTTGATATCAGGCGTCGAGTAGCCTGCCGATACGCCGCCTTTTAACGATAAATTTTCGCTTAGATGATATACGGCATAGCCGCGCGGAGATACGTGTCCGCCGTAGTCTTTATCGTGATTATACCTTAGACCCGCAGTTAGCGTGAGCGCGTCGGTCACGTCAAAATCGTCCTCGCCGTAGAGCGAAAAATCATACCTTTTTACGTTTGCGGCGTCGGCCGTCGTTGCTTTTTCGTTTAGCCTTTCTCTTCTGTATTCAGCCCCAAGGCTCAGCGTGTTGTTATCAAAAAAATACGTTCCCTTGGTATTTAGCGTCGTCGTTTTTAGCTTGAGATCTTGTTGTCCGCTTTCTTTCATATGATCGTGGGTTAAAAAGCTTTCAAGCAGCAGTTTGTCGTATTTGCCCGTATGCGAGAGCGAGGCGGTATATCCGCTCATCTTTTCAAACGCAACGCTCGTATTATCGCCGGTAGCTCTTCTTAGCGTCTTGCCCTCGGTGCGCTCGTATTTATTTACTACGCGGCGTAGATCCAGAGCTATTTCGTCGTTTTCGGTGGCGTTATACATGATTTTCGCGCCGAAATTTACATCCTCGTTTTTGCGGTTCGTAAAGACTCGCTCGTCTTCGAATTTATGAAAGTACCGCCCGTAAAGCGCGATGCCTAACACGTCCGGGATCACTGCGCCGTTTACGTAAAAGCCGGTTTGGTAGTCATCGTTTATCCCGCTTTTTCCCGCAAGCGTGTAGTAGCCGTTTACGTTTCCGCTAAATTCGTTTGAAAAGCCCTTGGTGATGATGTTTATGACACCTCCCATTGCGTCCGAGCCGTATAGCGAGCTCATCGGGCCTCGCACGATTTCGATACGCTCGATCGTGTTTGCCGGCGGGAGGAAATTTTGAGCGCTACCGACCGCGCGAAGCCCTCTATATGCACTATCGCTGGTCGCAGGACGGCCGTCTATTAAAATTTTAGTGTATTTTTGACCAAGTCCTCTCATCGTGATACCGCGTCTGCTAGCAGCTCCCAGCGTCGCTCCAAACACGCCCGGAGCGTCTTTTACGACGCTTTCTATATCTTGATGGTTGCGCCTAGCTATCTCTTTTTGCGAGATTACCGAAACGGAAGCAGGCGCGTCTTTGATATTTTGCTCAAAACCCGTCGCGCTAGTTACGGTAACTTCGTTTAGTTTTACTTCATCGGCCGCCTGCGCGCAAGATAGTGCTAGGCAAGCTAGCATAGAAATTTTAGGCATACTTTTCATCTTTAAACTCCTTATTTAAATTTAAACCCTATTTTACTATAATCAGATAATT of Campylobacter showae contains these proteins:
- a CDS encoding PepSY-associated TM helix domain-containing protein; this encodes MPFLKKKKFWFNVHLILSLACVLPLLIVALSGAVISYHDEIIDLANSQKTFVERGEKELSAREILDIFKAREPNFTLSYYKINSDANHAIGVSGTNAKGEFKSYFINQYTGEITGENFGDKFIGLMLNFHTNLGLGLSENETLRLIGKHIVAVCSIVLVVLVISGLIIYYPSFKTKFMRAFALKIKARGYAFLYSLHGFAGVYLCLFLAFMSVTGLYWSYDWAAKLVNNALGEKEIFRKKSFTQVRGFSLEDEAKIANLEAAINIFKRDRGDYELFNVITQEDGENFMIFYFDKGLEEDDKVNTMTINAAKGQIARHARFDDAKSSMPRPFAIHKAVLSLHSGYFLGEVGKFIFCLASASVLFFVISGFWMSLKRLKR
- a CDS encoding TonB-dependent receptor domain-containing protein, producing MKSMPKISMLACLALSCAQAADEVKLNEVTVTSATGFEQNIKDAPASVSVISQKEIARRNHQDIESVVKDAPGVFGATLGAASRRGITMRGLGQKYTKILIDGRPATSDSAYRGLRAVGSAQNFLPPANTIERIEIVRGPMSSLYGSDAMGGVINIITKGFSNEFSGNVNGYYTLAGKSGINDDYQTGFYVNGAVIPDVLGIALYGRYFHKFEDERVFTNRKNEDVNFGAKIMYNATENDEIALDLRRVVNKYERTEGKTLRRATGDNTSVAFEKMSGYTASLSHTGKYDKLLLESFLTHDHMKESGQQDLKLKTTTLNTKGTYFFDNNTLSLGAEYRRERLNEKATTADAANVKRYDFSLYGEDDFDVTDALTLTAGLRYNHDKDYGGHVSPRGYAVYHLSENLSLKGGVSAGYSTPDIKMRTDGLALPFAGGMGAQLGKSDLKPESSLNYEAGVAYGDESLNVSAMAFYTRIKDGLGTKPVCVARPGVPCVHNGKTYRRGIWESVNIGKAEVKGVELASDWQILSNLALHSSYVYTRSKQKSGAYEGKSLNNLPVHTVKIGLDYDATPDLNFWTQMNYLGKTRAVYGLPGDEEIKDYTLFDAGASYKLTKNASVNFSVYNIFNEYVTTKSGRYEILIADGIKYRLGFNVNF